From the genome of Muricauda sp. SCSIO 64092, one region includes:
- a CDS encoding electron transport complex protein RnfA: MNTESLGTIFLNACLVNNFVLAYFLGICPFLGVSGKIGTASRMGGAVMFVMLISSMCAYGIHAGLVAINAPYLQLISYIVVIASTVQLVEMFIKKMSPTLFRSLGIFLPLITTNCAILGVALFQTNKGYGFLESVVYALGAGAGFTIALLLIAGLREQLDFADVPKISKGTALTLFIAGILSLCFMGFAGLGAQ, translated from the coding sequence ATGAATACGGAGTCGTTAGGAACCATTTTTCTCAATGCCTGTCTGGTGAACAACTTTGTTTTGGCTTATTTCCTTGGGATCTGTCCTTTTTTGGGCGTGTCGGGAAAGATAGGGACCGCTTCCAGAATGGGTGGTGCCGTTATGTTTGTGATGTTGATCAGCTCCATGTGTGCCTATGGCATTCACGCTGGTTTGGTGGCCATCAATGCTCCCTACCTTCAATTGATCAGTTATATTGTTGTGATTGCCTCCACGGTGCAGTTGGTCGAAATGTTCATCAAGAAAATGAGCCCAACATTATTTCGGTCCTTGGGGATTTTTCTCCCATTGATCACAACGAATTGTGCCATATTGGGAGTAGCATTATTTCAGACGAATAAAGGGTATGGATTTTTGGAAAGTGTAGTATATGCCCTGGGAGCAGGTGCGGGTTTTACCATAGCCCTGTTATTGATTGCCGGCCTAAGGGAACAATTGGACTTTGCCGATGTACCCAAAATTTCAAAAGGAACGGCATTGACCCTGTTTATCGCAGGTATTTTATCCCTCTGTTTCATGGGCTTTGCAGGTTTGGGGGCCCAATAA
- a CDS encoding RnfABCDGE type electron transport complex subunit B, with protein MSILVAIAALGGLTLLLAVLLIIANRKLYVYEDPRIDTVEDMLPHANCGACGYPGCRPFAEALVQQKALPGKCTVSSDEGRQSIAEFLGVDLGAEEKKVARLACAGGTNVAINRAQYVGIQSCQAAALISGGGKGCFWGCLGHGDCEVVCDFDAITMNKHGLPVVDVEKCTACGDCVEACPKDLFSLQPISHRLWVACKNLEQGEAILEDCQVACTACGKCAMDAPSALITMKNNLPVINYAENHKTQVPIQRCPTGAIVWLDDEGGSIRGKESKKIVRKGNRSMGSS; from the coding sequence ATGTCCATCCTGGTTGCCATAGCCGCACTTGGAGGTTTAACCTTACTTCTTGCAGTACTATTGATTATTGCGAACAGGAAGCTCTATGTCTATGAAGATCCGCGCATAGATACAGTGGAGGATATGCTGCCCCACGCCAATTGTGGGGCCTGTGGGTATCCTGGTTGCCGACCTTTTGCGGAGGCTTTGGTCCAACAAAAGGCCTTGCCAGGAAAGTGTACCGTTAGTTCGGACGAAGGCCGGCAGTCCATAGCTGAATTTCTGGGTGTCGATCTGGGTGCCGAAGAAAAAAAGGTTGCGCGTCTCGCTTGTGCCGGCGGTACGAATGTGGCCATCAATCGGGCGCAATATGTGGGTATTCAAAGTTGCCAGGCCGCCGCACTGATATCCGGTGGGGGCAAAGGCTGTTTTTGGGGATGCCTTGGCCATGGCGATTGTGAAGTGGTATGCGATTTTGATGCCATCACCATGAACAAACATGGCTTACCGGTTGTGGATGTGGAGAAATGTACCGCCTGTGGGGATTGTGTGGAAGCCTGTCCCAAAGATCTGTTTTCCCTCCAGCCCATAAGTCACCGACTGTGGGTGGCCTGCAAAAATCTGGAACAGGGCGAAGCCATTCTCGAAGATTGCCAGGTGGCTTGCACTGCCTGCGGTAAATGTGCCATGGATGCCCCTTCAGCATTGATCACCATGAAAAACAATCTACCTGTAATCAATTACGCCGAAAACCATAAAACGCAGGTACCTATTCAGCGATGCCCCACTGGTGCAATTGTTTGGTTGGATGATGAAGGAGGAAGTATTCGAGGAAAGGAAAGCAAAAAAATCGTTCGTAAGGGAAACCGGTCTATGGGGAGTTCGTAG
- a CDS encoding tetratricopeptide repeat protein, giving the protein MINYLDVFRVYTMFLEISYFLKRVLVISFFLQSPCLFSQKITGRVLDLKRPLEGVNVVIKDTSEGTYSNNTGLFSIDANIGDVLIFSFLGYATVEYEISSQKAITIQMVPSNNKLDEVVVKAEKQAGSKFVNRKSKSFKTMFGEQSMESAGYSIGQVQGSDLNLAAFDYNVPAIVYALVGKVSNYKISPNGVVLRSRNSIGLDNTALWEVDGVTFDGFPPAVDLNQVQDVTILQGLAGTTKYGSRGAGGVIIVRTINDADLQDNNKNSKYEHLNKNYYLFDAVPYDSLRKPNHLIELLDNRDFNEISESFENDINYLKGLAYQYQSRGNQLKALLIYRKILSLLPNNGQSHRDLAHTHLLMGKSEDAWSVYMKWLKEHSTTKGKGIYDIMFHEMEHIFIYSDIDKKIRDGFELNTDYDSTSPVHRIVFEWSRFDTDLEIEVVNPQNNSYTSNNGYDHQNVSNSSSSEFFLDETIKGYWLFNVELLDTMPPRPLFLKVSVYRNWTSSGKLTPEIMSFVLHPEEEIKYQILRLKL; this is encoded by the coding sequence TTGATAAATTACTTAGACGTTTTTAGAGTTTATACCATGTTTTTAGAAATTTCCTATTTTCTCAAAAGAGTACTGGTTATTTCTTTTTTTCTGCAATCCCCTTGTTTGTTTTCTCAAAAAATTACAGGTAGGGTATTGGACTTAAAAAGGCCTTTGGAAGGCGTAAACGTTGTAATTAAAGACACTAGCGAAGGAACGTATTCCAATAATACAGGATTGTTTTCTATTGATGCCAATATAGGTGATGTATTGATATTTTCTTTTTTGGGGTATGCTACGGTAGAATATGAAATATCAAGTCAAAAAGCGATTACAATTCAAATGGTACCATCCAATAATAAATTGGATGAAGTGGTAGTTAAAGCAGAAAAGCAGGCTGGTTCGAAGTTTGTCAATCGAAAGTCGAAGAGTTTCAAAACGATGTTTGGTGAACAATCAATGGAAAGTGCTGGTTATTCAATAGGTCAGGTTCAAGGTTCTGATTTGAATTTAGCAGCATTTGACTACAATGTTCCAGCTATTGTCTACGCCTTGGTTGGAAAAGTCTCAAATTATAAAATATCCCCGAATGGTGTCGTTTTAAGGTCAAGGAATTCAATAGGATTGGATAATACGGCGCTTTGGGAGGTAGATGGTGTAACATTTGATGGTTTCCCCCCGGCCGTAGATCTTAATCAAGTACAGGATGTTACCATTCTTCAAGGACTTGCAGGGACAACAAAGTATGGTTCAAGAGGAGCTGGAGGTGTAATAATCGTAAGAACCATCAATGATGCGGATTTACAAGATAATAACAAGAATAGTAAATATGAACATCTCAATAAAAACTACTACCTATTTGATGCTGTTCCTTATGATTCCTTAAGAAAACCTAATCACCTAATTGAACTCCTTGACAACCGAGATTTTAATGAAATTTCAGAGTCGTTTGAGAATGACATTAATTACCTAAAGGGTTTGGCCTATCAATATCAATCTAGAGGAAACCAGCTGAAAGCACTCTTGATATATAGAAAGATTTTATCTCTCTTACCAAATAATGGTCAATCCCATAGGGATTTAGCACATACTCATTTGCTAATGGGAAAATCAGAGGACGCTTGGTCGGTTTATATGAAATGGTTGAAAGAACATTCTACGACTAAAGGAAAAGGAATCTATGATATTATGTTTCACGAAATGGAACATATTTTTATATATAGTGATATAGATAAAAAAATTAGGGATGGGTTTGAATTAAACACGGATTATGATTCAACATCTCCCGTTCATAGAATTGTATTTGAATGGTCAAGATTCGACACAGATTTAGAGATAGAGGTAGTTAATCCCCAAAACAATAGCTATACGAGCAATAATGGATATGATCACCAAAATGTTTCAAATAGTTCTTCAAGTGAATTTTTTTTGGATGAAACTATTAAAGGTTATTGGCTTTTTAATGTTGAGTTGTTGGATACCATGCCTCCGAGGCCCTTGTTCTTAAAGGTTTCTGTTTACAGAAATTGGACATCTTCAGGAAAACTGACCCCAGAAATTATGTCATTTGTACTTCATCCTGAAGAAGAAATAAAATATCAAATTTTGAGATTGAAACTTTGA
- a CDS encoding Fic family protein, producing MYHPEKSYNDLPLLPPKVELETKQVLKQAIVATRVLAELKGRADEIPNQSMLVNAVTLQEAKDSSEIENIVTTQDNLYQAFTANTNSTDAQTKEVLRYRQALWQGYNNLTKRPLSTNTFISIVRTIKENDAGIRKTTGTKITRNGTTIYTPPEGEKTIRNLLKNLEDFIHQTNDIDDLIRLAVMHYQFEAIHPFPDGNGRTGRVLNILYLVEKGLLDAPILYLSKYIIENKNDYYKKLRGVTEKHDWEAWILFMLKGVEETAAYTLQKINAINALMEETILFAKEKLPNRVYSKELIELLFEQPYCKVKFLVDKGIAKRQTAAEYLQELEKIGILKSQKVGVENLFLNVPLFQILKD from the coding sequence ATGTACCATCCAGAAAAATCCTATAACGATTTACCCTTACTGCCCCCAAAGGTGGAGTTGGAGACAAAACAGGTGCTAAAGCAAGCGATTGTTGCTACCAGGGTCTTGGCAGAGTTAAAGGGTAGGGCAGATGAAATTCCCAATCAATCCATGTTGGTTAATGCAGTTACCTTGCAGGAAGCTAAGGACAGTTCGGAGATTGAAAACATAGTGACCACCCAAGATAATTTGTACCAAGCCTTTACCGCAAATACCAATAGCACCGATGCACAGACCAAAGAAGTATTACGGTACAGGCAAGCCCTATGGCAAGGATATAACAACCTTACTAAACGCCCTTTGTCCACAAATACCTTTATTTCCATTGTACGGACCATAAAGGAAAATGACGCGGGAATACGAAAAACTACGGGAACCAAGATTACTAGGAACGGAACCACTATCTATACCCCACCAGAAGGGGAAAAGACCATACGGAATTTATTGAAAAATTTAGAGGACTTTATCCATCAAACCAATGACATTGATGATTTGATACGATTAGCCGTAATGCACTATCAATTTGAGGCCATCCACCCTTTCCCCGATGGCAATGGAAGAACGGGAAGGGTGTTGAACATTTTGTATTTAGTGGAAAAAGGATTACTCGATGCCCCTATTCTATATTTGAGTAAATATATTATCGAGAACAAGAACGATTATTATAAAAAGCTAAGGGGCGTTACTGAAAAACATGATTGGGAGGCATGGATTTTGTTTATGCTCAAAGGGGTGGAAGAAACGGCAGCCTATACCTTACAGAAGATAAACGCCATTAATGCTTTAATGGAGGAAACGATTCTTTTTGCAAAAGAAAAATTGCCCAACCGTGTCTATTCCAAAGAATTGATAGAATTACTGTTTGAACAGCCTTATTGTAAGGTAAAGTTTTTGGTGGATAAGGGCATTGCCAAACGACAGACCGCAGCGGAGTATTTGCAAGAATTGGAAAAAATAGGCATTCTTAAATCCCAAAAAGTAGGGGTGGAGAATTTGTTTTTAAATGTGCCTTTGTTTCAGATTTTAAAGGATTGA
- a CDS encoding M20/M25/M40 family metallo-hydrolase, translating into MKKAAVFLILLIFSIGFGQRLKREKIHQLADGYFVEGMLTLKEFLQLPNIGSNPDNIDLNLVWCEKAFQALDFETEQLVSKGTKHLFAQKIHKKKAPTILFYLQIDGQPVDSTKWHQKNPFEPVLKECNGNDCKIVPWDNLTQNFNPNWKVFARSASDSKGPAVAFLQALRIMEATKLRQKFNLKVIMDFQEELGSPTLPALVRNHRDTFSADAMLIMDGTRPPANLPTLTFGARGIATLKLTVYGAHKNLHSGQYGNYAPNPVFHLSRLLGSMKDEDGRVLIPGYYDGIQLTEDQKTLINSVPENKEELLMTLGIAKPETVGETYQEALQYPSLNIRGLRAAWVGNEVRTIIPSEALAEIDMRLVPETPAERQIQLVTDFIASKGFYLLEGKPTEAERKKHPKLIKIESRIGSRPFRTPLDSPLGAWLGAAMAHVFGDGNYIRMQSTGGSQPIAPFISELGIPAISVRIPNPDNSIHAPNENLRLGNFHEGLKMCLGILTQQYD; encoded by the coding sequence ATGAAAAAAGCGGCCGTATTCCTTATCCTTCTCATATTCTCGATAGGTTTTGGACAACGTTTAAAAAGGGAAAAAATCCATCAACTCGCGGATGGGTATTTCGTGGAAGGGATGTTGACCCTAAAGGAGTTTTTGCAACTTCCGAACATTGGCTCAAATCCCGATAATATCGACCTGAATCTGGTTTGGTGCGAAAAGGCCTTTCAAGCTTTGGATTTTGAGACGGAACAACTGGTTTCCAAAGGAACAAAACACCTGTTCGCCCAAAAAATCCATAAGAAAAAAGCCCCGACCATTCTGTTTTACCTTCAAATTGATGGGCAACCGGTTGATTCCACCAAATGGCATCAGAAAAATCCGTTCGAGCCTGTGCTCAAAGAATGTAACGGAAACGACTGTAAAATTGTTCCATGGGACAACTTGACCCAAAATTTCAACCCCAATTGGAAGGTATTTGCCCGTTCGGCCTCCGATTCCAAAGGACCTGCAGTTGCCTTTTTACAGGCGCTTCGTATTATGGAGGCAACCAAACTACGACAGAAGTTCAATCTTAAGGTCATCATGGATTTTCAAGAGGAATTGGGCTCCCCTACCCTGCCCGCTTTGGTGCGAAACCATCGCGATACATTCAGTGCCGATGCCATGTTGATTATGGACGGTACCCGTCCGCCAGCCAATCTGCCCACATTAACCTTCGGGGCCCGTGGCATTGCCACCTTAAAACTAACGGTTTACGGTGCCCATAAAAACCTGCATTCGGGCCAATACGGAAATTATGCCCCGAATCCCGTTTTTCATCTTTCACGATTGTTGGGTTCCATGAAAGACGAGGACGGCCGGGTGCTGATTCCTGGGTATTACGATGGCATACAATTGACCGAGGACCAAAAGACACTCATCAATTCGGTACCCGAAAACAAAGAAGAATTACTGATGACCTTAGGCATTGCCAAACCGGAGACCGTAGGTGAAACCTATCAGGAAGCCCTTCAATATCCATCACTTAACATACGGGGCTTGCGTGCCGCCTGGGTGGGAAATGAGGTGCGTACCATCATTCCTTCCGAAGCTTTGGCCGAAATCGATATGCGACTGGTTCCTGAAACCCCTGCGGAGCGGCAAATTCAACTCGTGACCGATTTTATTGCATCCAAAGGATTTTACCTTCTTGAGGGGAAACCTACCGAAGCAGAGCGCAAAAAGCATCCAAAATTGATAAAAATTGAATCAAGAATTGGCTCCCGTCCATTTAGGACTCCTCTGGATTCCCCACTCGGAGCCTGGCTGGGGGCGGCCATGGCCCACGTATTTGGCGATGGCAACTACATCCGTATGCAGTCCACAGGGGGTTCGCAGCCCATTGCGCCTTTTATTTCCGAACTGGGTATCCCAGCCATTTCGGTACGTATTCCCAATCCCGACAACAGTATCCATGCCCCCAATGAAAATCTGCGTCTGGGGAATTTCCATGAGGGATTAAAAATGTGCTTGGGCATTTTAACGCAGCAATATGACTGA
- a CDS encoding DUF819 family protein, translating into MTDVNLFWIAAVVVLVTVIFVLWIGKVKNKWVKLMLDWFPAILFAYVLPAAFTHISGMDLSKVPLHDMSRSWIIPFTILTVMSALSIKQLKIVGVKPIIVFGVGSLVIATLPVLLVMAFGLFNEANTKLFIGEAYWKGLVPIVGGWIGGSTSQLVLKELAQTPEALFLSILVLDNILVNIWTILMFQFIKRSNHLNTAWGIDPNFPVVEAPEYSGSTRPWAVNTWTIGAILLVMVVASFLPLSFLGSVVVLSIVGLLLGNVMPIWNHKLVLKLAGFSIVLIMAILGLKLNFSNLSLPAILVILVLLWLVLHFLAMLLTARLLRTNIAWVAIGSMANLGGISTAPAVTSAYKKELMPHAIVLAILSMVTGTAWGMLTIFLFKML; encoded by the coding sequence ATGACTGATGTAAACCTGTTTTGGATTGCCGCTGTCGTAGTGCTTGTTACGGTTATATTCGTCCTATGGATCGGTAAGGTCAAGAACAAGTGGGTAAAGTTGATGCTCGATTGGTTTCCAGCCATCTTGTTCGCCTATGTACTCCCCGCGGCATTTACCCATATTTCGGGCATGGACCTATCAAAAGTCCCGCTGCACGACATGAGCAGATCATGGATCATTCCTTTTACCATCCTTACTGTGATGAGTGCCCTATCCATAAAACAGCTTAAAATTGTTGGCGTTAAACCGATTATCGTTTTTGGGGTGGGTTCCTTGGTAATTGCCACTTTACCCGTGTTGTTGGTCATGGCTTTTGGCCTATTCAACGAAGCGAATACCAAACTCTTCATTGGCGAGGCATATTGGAAGGGACTGGTTCCCATCGTGGGTGGTTGGATCGGTGGCAGCACCAGTCAACTGGTCCTGAAAGAACTGGCGCAAACCCCAGAAGCGCTCTTCTTGTCCATCTTGGTGCTGGACAATATTCTGGTCAATATCTGGACCATACTGATGTTTCAATTCATCAAAAGGAGCAACCACCTTAACACGGCATGGGGAATAGACCCGAATTTTCCCGTTGTAGAGGCACCTGAATATTCTGGAAGTACCCGTCCGTGGGCGGTAAATACTTGGACCATAGGTGCCATTTTGTTGGTGATGGTGGTAGCATCGTTCCTTCCACTCTCCTTTTTGGGAAGTGTGGTCGTTTTATCGATAGTGGGATTGCTTTTGGGCAATGTAATGCCCATCTGGAACCATAAACTGGTGTTAAAGCTAGCAGGGTTTTCCATTGTGCTCATCATGGCTATTTTAGGTTTGAAACTGAATTTCAGCAACCTTTCCCTTCCCGCAATTCTGGTCATTTTAGTGCTGCTTTGGCTGGTGCTCCATTTTTTGGCCATGTTGCTCACCGCACGCCTGCTCAGGACCAACATCGCTTGGGTAGCTATTGGAAGTATGGCAAACCTGGGCGGAATCTCCACTGCCCCTGCAGTAACCTCGGCCTATAAAAAGGAATTGATGCCGCACGCCATTGTACTGGCCATTCTCAGTATGGTCACGGGAACGGCCTGGGGCATGTTGACCATATTTTTGTTTAAAATGCTGTAA
- a CDS encoding circularly permuted type 2 ATP-grasp protein, with product MQKVSFRDYDVRGFYDEMFSGSEAVRPSYRLFKDFLEKTSWKKLKSLQHSTDRAQLSLGMTFNVYSDNQGVERILHLDIIPRIISGEKWDHLTKGLKQRIVALNLFIHDIYNDQKVIKDNIIPKDLVLSCASYLKQCIGLKPPKNVWSHISGTDLIRGGDGNFYVLEDNLRCPSGVSYMLENREILKRTFPEMFEQLKVRPVLDYSHCLRDMLESLTDFEGASIVVLTPGIYNSAYFEHAYLAQQMGAELVEGRDLVVQNGYVYMITTNGLQKVDVIYRRVDDAFIDPLVFNKDSLLGTPGLFEAYLKGNVVLVNAPGAGVADDKAVYAYIPRLIKYYLKEEAIIPNIKTYICSEEKDFKYVIENLENLVVKQTDGSGGYGMLIGPHATRAEIAEFKEKVKNNPRNYIAQPMISLSRVPTLCENEIQGRHVDLRPYILYGKEVRVIPGALTRVALKKGSLVVNSSQGGGSKDTWVLDN from the coding sequence ATGCAAAAAGTAAGTTTTAGGGACTATGACGTAAGAGGTTTTTATGATGAAATGTTCAGTGGTTCAGAAGCGGTAAGACCTAGTTATCGGTTGTTTAAGGATTTTTTGGAAAAGACAAGCTGGAAAAAACTTAAATCCCTCCAACATTCCACCGATCGTGCGCAGCTCTCCCTTGGTATGACCTTTAACGTTTACAGTGACAACCAAGGTGTTGAGCGGATTCTTCACCTGGATATCATACCAAGGATAATCAGCGGTGAAAAATGGGATCATTTGACCAAGGGACTGAAGCAAAGGATAGTTGCCTTAAATTTATTTATTCATGATATCTATAATGACCAAAAGGTCATAAAGGATAACATAATTCCGAAGGACTTGGTGCTCTCATGTGCGAGCTATCTTAAACAATGTATTGGACTGAAGCCCCCTAAAAATGTATGGAGCCATATCTCTGGAACCGACCTTATCCGGGGGGGCGATGGAAATTTTTATGTTTTGGAGGATAACCTAAGGTGCCCTTCCGGCGTGTCCTATATGCTCGAAAACAGAGAAATTCTCAAGCGGACTTTTCCGGAAATGTTTGAACAGTTAAAGGTAAGGCCCGTCCTCGATTATTCCCATTGCTTAAGGGATATGTTGGAGTCCCTTACCGATTTTGAAGGAGCATCGATAGTGGTCCTGACACCGGGAATTTATAACTCAGCCTATTTTGAACATGCGTATCTCGCACAACAAATGGGTGCGGAATTGGTAGAAGGGCGGGATTTGGTGGTCCAGAACGGTTATGTATACATGATCACAACAAATGGGCTCCAAAAGGTGGATGTCATTTACCGAAGGGTGGATGATGCATTTATTGATCCCTTGGTTTTCAATAAAGATTCCTTGCTGGGTACCCCCGGACTTTTTGAAGCGTATTTGAAGGGAAATGTGGTGCTCGTAAATGCGCCAGGTGCCGGTGTGGCGGATGACAAAGCGGTTTACGCCTATATCCCAAGATTGATAAAATATTATTTGAAAGAGGAAGCCATTATTCCAAATATTAAAACCTATATATGTTCTGAAGAAAAGGACTTCAAATATGTTATCGAAAACCTGGAAAACCTGGTTGTCAAACAAACGGATGGTTCAGGTGGGTATGGTATGTTGATAGGTCCCCATGCCACCAGGGCCGAAATAGCGGAGTTCAAGGAGAAGGTCAAGAACAACCCCAGAAATTATATTGCACAGCCCATGATCAGTCTATCAAGGGTACCCACGCTCTGTGAAAACGAAATTCAGGGAAGACATGTAGACTTAAGACCTTACATTCTCTATGGAAAGGAGGTGAGGGTCATACCTGGCGCCCTTACCCGTGTAGCACTTAAAAAAGGGTCTCTGGTCGTGAACTCCTCCCAGGGAGGAGGCAGCAAGGACACATGGGTATTGGATAACTAA
- a CDS encoding alpha-E domain-containing protein, translating to MLSRIADSMYWMNRYVERAENYARFMDVNFNLSLESTPDANQQWKPLVDITGDWPLYESLYETVQKEKVIYFLGFDPQNPNSIYNSISKARENARAIRPELTKEVWEQINHVYFLMKDGCKKKSWKNKDPRIFFTKVKEGCQLLYGIFTTTISRNDGWHFGKIGQLIERADKTSRVLDVKYHILLSTPNDVGSPLDLAQWAGLLKSVSAYDMYRKKYGKLTTLNICEFLILDKVFPRSINFCLIQAGKSLNTITGLDDGYSNEAEKQLGKLKAQLQFVDIHDIFSDGLHEYIDDFQKKLNTISTAIYKSFFANKYVESSIKT from the coding sequence ATGCTGAGTAGAATAGCGGATAGTATGTATTGGATGAACAGATACGTTGAGCGTGCTGAAAACTATGCCCGCTTTATGGATGTAAACTTCAACCTCTCCCTGGAATCTACTCCAGATGCAAACCAGCAATGGAAACCCTTGGTCGATATTACCGGGGATTGGCCCCTCTACGAATCCTTGTATGAAACGGTTCAGAAAGAAAAGGTCATCTATTTCCTCGGCTTTGATCCCCAAAATCCAAATTCGATCTACAATTCAATTAGTAAGGCCAGGGAGAATGCCCGTGCTATTCGACCTGAATTGACCAAAGAGGTATGGGAACAGATCAACCATGTCTATTTTTTGATGAAGGACGGATGTAAAAAGAAAAGTTGGAAAAACAAGGATCCCAGAATCTTTTTTACTAAGGTAAAAGAGGGATGTCAATTATTGTACGGTATTTTTACCACTACCATTTCGCGAAACGATGGGTGGCATTTTGGAAAAATAGGGCAGTTGATTGAACGCGCAGACAAAACTTCGAGGGTACTGGATGTCAAATACCACATCTTGCTCTCTACGCCCAATGATGTCGGTTCCCCCTTAGATCTTGCGCAATGGGCGGGATTGCTTAAATCCGTCTCTGCCTATGATATGTACCGAAAAAAGTATGGTAAACTCACCACATTGAACATTTGTGAATTTTTAATCCTGGATAAGGTTTTTCCACGGTCCATTAACTTTTGCCTTATTCAGGCAGGAAAATCATTGAATACAATTACAGGATTGGATGACGGGTATTCCAATGAGGCGGAAAAACAATTGGGAAAGCTAAAAGCACAACTTCAATTTGTGGATATTCACGATATTTTCTCCGATGGACTTCATGAATATATTGATGATTTCCAAAAGAAGCTCAATACCATCTCCACGGCAATCTACAAATCGTTCTTTGCCAACAAATATGTTGAATCCAGTATTAAAACCTAA
- a CDS encoding transglutaminase family protein, with product MEFRIAHETEYRYEGKVFFEPHYFRFRPQDVPYATLKSFRLILSPEPMGTAEQIDVENNTIHFSWYQGNHDRLTIKAISVLSTKEYNPFNFVLWPSLYGRLPFRYSQPLMGYLKPYLEVGQIHKSLQRYVNQILDTVNSDTMSFLSAFTTQIRSDFTVEAREVGKPNSPNNTFDSKKGSCRDLAWMQIQLLRHIGIASRFVSGYYFIRTENPIYELHAWTEVFLPGAGWIGYDPSNGIRTTDSYIPLCSSAHHENTMPVTGSIRGKATSKLFTKLNIHLLKE from the coding sequence ATGGAATTTCGGATAGCACACGAAACGGAATATCGGTATGAAGGAAAGGTGTTTTTTGAACCCCATTACTTTCGGTTTAGGCCCCAGGACGTTCCCTATGCCACACTAAAAAGTTTCAGGCTGATACTATCTCCAGAACCGATGGGCACCGCTGAGCAAATCGATGTGGAGAACAACACGATTCATTTCAGTTGGTATCAGGGTAATCATGATAGGCTCACCATAAAGGCAATTTCGGTTTTGTCCACAAAGGAGTACAACCCATTTAATTTTGTTTTATGGCCTTCGCTATATGGAAGACTCCCATTCCGCTATTCACAGCCTTTGATGGGGTACTTAAAACCTTATTTGGAGGTTGGGCAAATCCATAAATCCCTTCAACGGTACGTCAATCAAATCCTGGACACCGTAAATTCGGATACCATGTCCTTTTTGAGTGCGTTCACCACTCAGATTCGGTCAGATTTCACGGTGGAGGCCCGGGAAGTGGGAAAGCCTAATTCACCGAACAATACGTTTGATTCCAAAAAGGGATCCTGTAGGGATCTGGCCTGGATGCAAATACAGTTGCTCAGGCACATTGGCATAGCCTCAAGGTTTGTGAGCGGGTATTATTTTATCCGGACGGAAAACCCAATTTACGAACTCCATGCCTGGACGGAAGTTTTTCTCCCCGGGGCCGGATGGATCGGATATGATCCTTCCAACGGCATCAGGACCACCGATAGCTATATTCCGCTGTGTTCCAGTGCCCATCATGAAAATACCATGCCCGTTACCGGAAGTATAAGGGGAAAGGCTACCTCCAAACTATTTACCAAACTGAATATTCATTTGCTCAAGGAATAG